Genomic segment of Octopus bimaculoides isolate UCB-OBI-ISO-001 unplaced genomic scaffold, ASM119413v2 Scaffold_209860, whole genome shotgun sequence:
TCCTTCGTTTGATGAGTTATCTCACTTTTGAGACTATTCTTTATGCTCATAAGTTCACCATTCACCCTGTTATTGAGTACTGTTGTCGTATATGGGCAGGTGCTCCTGTGGATTATTTAACTCTGTTGGGCCACATTCATCGCCATATTTGTAATGCTATTGGTCCTGATCCATCTTCTGAATTGGATTCACTCTCTCATTGTCGTC
This window contains:
- the LOC106882446 gene encoding uncharacterized protein LOC106882446 gives rise to the protein MVLPYLRVVLLVSWVTFCNDFPLRLYIESVAKLAAMKVGSLLRLMSYLTFETILYAHKFTIHPVIEYCCRIWAGAPVDYLTLLGHIHRHICNAIGPDPSSELDSLSHCRHVASLSLF